Genomic segment of Mercurialis annua linkage group LG6, ddMerAnnu1.2, whole genome shotgun sequence:
CTATTCGGGTGTTTATCAATGGTGGTATACAATTGGTTTACGTACTAATGAAGATCTTTATATTGGAGCTCTTTTTCTATTATTTCTTTCTGCCCTAGCCTTACTAGCAGGTTGGTTACACCTACAACCGAAATggaaaccaagcgtttcgtgGTTCAAAAATGCGGAATCTCGTCTCAATCATCATTTGTCAGGACTATTCGGAGTAAGCTCTTTAGCTTGGACAGGACATTTAGTCCATGTTGCTATTCCTGGCGCTAGGGGAGAATATGTTCGATGGAATAATTTTTTAGATGTATTACCACATCCCCAAGGATTGGGCCCACTTTTTACAGGTCAGTGGAATCTTTATGCTCAAAATCCCGATTTAGGTAATCATTTATTTGGTACCTCTCAAGGAGCAGGAACTGCCATTCTAACCCTTCTCGGGGGGTTCCATCCACAAACACAAAGTTTATGGCTAACCGATATTGCACACCATCATTTAGCTATTGCATTTCTTTTTCTCGTCGCAGGTCATATGTATAGAACTAACTTTGGGATTGGGCACAGTATAAAAGATCTTTTAGAAGCACATATTCCTCCGGGAGGGCGATTGGGGCGTGGACATAAGGGTCTTTATGACACAATTAACAATTCACTTCATTTTCAATTAGGCCTTGCTCTAGCTTCTTTAGGAGTTATTACTTCCTTAGTAGCTCAACACATGTACTCATTACCTGCTTATGCATTTATAGCGCAAGACTTTACTACTCAAGCTGCGTTATATACTCATCACCAATACATCGCAGGATTCATCATGACAGGAGCTTTTGCTCATGGAGCTATCTTTTTTATTAGAGATTACAATCCGGAACAGAATGAGAATAATGTATTGGCAAGAATGTTAGACCATAAAGAAGCTATCATATCCCATTTAAGTTGGGCCAGCCTCTTTTTGGGATTCCATACTTTGGGACTTTATGTTCATAATGACGTCATGCTTGCTTTTGGTACTCCGGAGAAACAAATCTTGATCGAACCCATATTTGCCCAATGGATACAATCTGCTCACGGTAAAACTTCATACGGGTTTGATGTACTTTTATCGTCAACGAATAGTCCAGCCTTCAATGCAGGTCGAAGCATATGGTTGCCCGGCTGGTTAAATGCTATTAATGAAAATAGTAATTCATTATTCTTAACAATAGGGCCTGGAGACTTCTTGGTTCATCATGCCATTGCTCTAGGATTACATACAACCACATTGATCTTAGTAAAAGGTGCTTTAGATGCACGCGGTTCAAAGTTAATGCCAGATAAAAAGGATTTTGGTTATAGTTTTCCTTGCGATGGTCCAGGGCGCGGCGGTACTTGTGATATTTCAGCTTGGGACGCATTTTATTTGGCGGTTTTTTGGATGTTAAATACCATTGGATGGGTTACTTTTTATTGGCATTGGAAGCACATCACATTATGGCAGGGTAATGTTTCGCAGTTTAATGAATCTTCCACTTATTTGATGGGATGGTTAAGAGATTATCTATGGTTAAACTCTTCGCAACTTATCAATGGATATAACCCTTTTGGTATGAATAGCTTATCGGTCTGGGCGTGGATGTTCTTATTTGGACATCTTGTTTGGGCTACtggatttatgtttttaatttcttGGCGTGGATATTGGCAGGAATTGATTGAAACTTTAGCATGGGCCCATGAACGTACACTTTTGGCTAATTTGATTCGATGGAGAGATAAACCAGTGGCTCTTTCCATTGTGCAAGCAAGATTGGTTGGATTAGCCCACTTTTCTGTAGGTTATATCTTCACTTATGCGGCTTTCTTGATTGCCTCTACATCAGGTAAATTTGGTTAATTCTTTTTGTTACTGTATCCAcgaaaatatcatttttttctcCAGGTAAGGCGACTTTTTCTATTTCTACATCTAGGATCCGACTTATATCAGCGATACTAATACGAAGTGAAATATTATGGCAAGGAAAAGTTTGATTCAGCGGGAGAAGAAGAGGCAAAAATTGGAACAAAAATATCATTTGATTCGTCGATCctcaaaaaaagaaataagCAAAGTTGCGTCGTTAAGTGATAAATGGGAAATTCATGGAAAGTTACAATCCCCACCATGAAACAGTGCACCGACACGTCTTCATCGACGTTGTTTTTCGACCGGAAGACCGAGAGCAAACTATC
This window contains:
- the LOC130015643 gene encoding photosystem I P700 chlorophyll a apoprotein A2 produces the protein MALRFPRFSQGLAQDPTTRRIWFGIATAHDFESHEDITEERLYKNIFASHFGQLAVIFLWTSGNLFHVAWQGNFEAWVQDPLHVRPIAHAIWDPHFGQPAVEAFTRGGAPGPVNIAYSGVYQWWYTIGLRTNEDLYIGALFLLFLSALALLAGWLHLQPKWKPSVSWFKNAESRLNHHLSGLFGVSSLAWTGHLVHVAIPGARGEYVRWNNFLDVLPHPQGLGPLFTGQWNLYAQNPDLGNHLFGTSQGAGTAILTLLGGFHPQTQSLWLTDIAHHHLAIAFLFLVAGHMYRTNFGIGHSIKDLLEAHIPPGGRLGRGHKGLYDTINNSLHFQLGLALASLGVITSLVAQHMYSLPAYAFIAQDFTTQAALYTHHQYIAGFIMTGAFAHGAIFFIRDYNPEQNENNVLARMLDHKEAIISHLSWASLFLGFHTLGLYVHNDVMLAFGTPEKQILIEPIFAQWIQSAHGKTSYGFDVLLSSTNSPAFNAGRSIWLPGWLNAINENSNSLFLTIGPGDFLVHHAIALGLHTTTLILVKGALDARGSKLMPDKKDFGYSFPCDGPGRGGTCDISAWDAFYLAVFWMLNTIGWVTFYWHWKHITLWQGNVSQFNESSTYLMGWLRDYLWLNSSQLINGYNPFGMNSLSVWAWMFLFGHLVWATGFMFLISWRGYWQELIETLAWAHERTLLANLIRWRDKPVALSIVQARLVGLAHFSVGYIFTYAAFLIASTSGKFG